A single Candidatus Krumholzibacteriia bacterium DNA region contains:
- a CDS encoding glycosyltransferase → MPEPFDILCFGEDWYKTGEYSTKQIVRRMAEGRKLLWVNPLPMPIHMASGAESGAGKVILRKALHKIKTHLRWLSRSREGFWIHSPLYLPLSQNPRVYRFNIFLLRLQVALLCRLLGLVNPLVWASSTYHVLDVLDRIPHSRFCYRFSDKSSAFQKLPEKGRAEIRTWYEDCDRRVLERADRVFCASRSIYEDLIERFGEKENLRYLPHGVDFDHFSGERPLPDSLRNLSHPLIGYYGALTSAQDFELLRHILESHPEWTLLMFGNVVGDFSSLEKYPNFLLPGPIPYADLPDHAQVFDVAIMTWKLNEWIENSFPVKTQEYLALGLPVVSVRIREIEREFSEVIAIADSKEDFVELIEKELKEDSPKKRQTRIDRVRNRDWKEVAGGILKELEEVS, encoded by the coding sequence ATGCCTGAACCTTTCGACATCCTCTGCTTCGGCGAAGACTGGTACAAGACCGGCGAATACAGCACCAAGCAAATCGTCCGACGAATGGCGGAAGGTCGCAAGCTTCTCTGGGTCAATCCTCTTCCTATGCCCATTCACATGGCTTCCGGGGCTGAAAGCGGCGCAGGCAAGGTTATCCTGCGCAAGGCCCTGCACAAGATCAAGACCCACCTGCGATGGCTGAGCCGCAGCCGGGAGGGTTTCTGGATTCACAGCCCCCTCTACCTTCCCCTATCGCAGAATCCCCGAGTTTATCGTTTTAACATCTTCCTGCTACGCTTGCAGGTAGCGCTGCTCTGCCGTCTACTGGGCTTAGTCAATCCCCTGGTCTGGGCCTCTTCGACCTACCATGTTCTCGATGTACTCGACCGCATCCCCCACTCCCGCTTCTGCTATCGTTTCTCCGACAAAAGCTCTGCCTTCCAGAAGCTACCCGAAAAGGGGCGAGCAGAAATCCGTACCTGGTATGAAGACTGCGATCGACGGGTGCTCGAAAGAGCGGACCGGGTCTTCTGCGCATCCAGATCCATCTACGAGGATCTGATCGAACGCTTTGGCGAGAAAGAGAATCTGCGATACCTTCCACACGGCGTGGACTTCGATCATTTCTCTGGGGAACGCCCTCTTCCCGACTCCCTGCGCAATCTCTCCCACCCGCTCATTGGCTACTACGGAGCCCTGACCTCCGCCCAGGATTTCGAACTACTTCGCCACATTCTGGAAAGCCACCCGGAGTGGACCCTGCTGATGTTCGGAAATGTCGTCGGGGATTTTTCCTCTCTGGAGAAATACCCGAACTTTCTCCTTCCGGGCCCGATTCCCTACGCCGACCTGCCCGACCATGCCCAGGTTTTCGATGTGGCTATCATGACCTGGAAACTCAATGAGTGGATCGAGAACAGTTTCCCCGTGAAAACTCAGGAGTATCTGGCTCTTGGCCTTCCGGTGGTTTCCGTGAGAATCCGGGAAATCGAAAGAGAGTTCTCCGAGGTGATCGCTATCGCTGACTCGAAGGAGGACTTCGTGGAACTCATCGAGAAGGAACTGAAGGAGGACAGTCCCAAGAAGCGCCAGACGCGAATAGACCGTGTGAGGAACAGGGACTGGAAAGAGGTTGCCGGGGGAATCCTGAAAGAACTGGAGGAAGTGTCATGA
- a CDS encoding aminotransferase class I/II-fold pyridoxal phosphate-dependent enzyme, with protein sequence MNTDLKNYNSGVQDYVRKGEKIARARKDAWQRMKKCRFDTISVHGLYTMQEALEGNQGSIIEPAYLSTSQGYRDSDEMEAALAYMIPTWCYARIANPTTYYLEWTLALMETYGTPLEASAVVTASGMSAIMSAVEPFLIKQDSSPSEPINFVSSAHVYGGTFQQFSIRQAEKGRQVRWIADPMNLEEWESSIDEHTRFLYTELPSNPTIQFCDLEKLAEIAHRHGIPLIVDSTVATPALMRPLAHGADVVVHSVSKSMTSSGMGVGGVIIARKNIVSRFGEPEMKADFASWVKFLPFRDNGPSMNPMQALMILNDLRTLRSRMDLVSRNSQIVAEFLESHPAVERVDYLGLPSNPLHELASRYMNLADSEGESGSPKKRYGHLMSFQVRGGGEAARRVFDGFELIYRATDLGRIKSVATIPAISTHQQQGEEARAMADVPPSMIRLNVGGEDPRDLIVDLERGLHRI encoded by the coding sequence ATGAATACGGACCTCAAGAATTACAATTCGGGAGTTCAGGACTATGTGCGCAAGGGCGAGAAAATCGCCCGGGCCCGAAAGGATGCCTGGCAACGGATGAAGAAATGCCGCTTCGACACGATCAGTGTTCATGGGCTCTACACCATGCAGGAGGCTCTCGAGGGAAACCAGGGCTCGATCATCGAGCCGGCCTACCTGTCCACCAGCCAGGGCTATCGGGACTCCGATGAGATGGAAGCCGCTCTCGCCTACATGATTCCCACCTGGTGCTATGCCAGAATCGCCAATCCTACGACCTACTATCTGGAATGGACGCTCGCTCTCATGGAGACCTACGGAACGCCGCTGGAGGCCAGTGCCGTGGTCACGGCCAGCGGCATGAGTGCGATCATGAGTGCCGTGGAACCCTTCCTCATCAAGCAGGATTCCAGCCCTTCGGAGCCGATCAACTTCGTCTCCTCCGCCCATGTCTATGGCGGCACCTTCCAGCAGTTCAGCATCCGGCAGGCGGAAAAGGGTCGCCAGGTTCGCTGGATTGCAGACCCCATGAATCTGGAGGAATGGGAGTCCAGCATCGATGAACACACTCGCTTCCTCTATACAGAACTTCCGAGCAATCCGACCATCCAGTTCTGCGATCTCGAGAAACTGGCTGAAATCGCCCATCGCCATGGCATCCCCCTCATCGTGGACTCCACGGTGGCCACTCCGGCCCTGATGCGCCCTCTGGCTCATGGAGCCGATGTCGTGGTTCATTCCGTATCCAAGAGCATGACCTCCAGCGGCATGGGCGTGGGTGGTGTCATCATTGCCCGCAAGAACATCGTCAGCCGCTTCGGGGAACCGGAGATGAAGGCGGACTTCGCTTCCTGGGTGAAGTTCCTGCCCTTCCGGGACAACGGCCCCTCCATGAACCCCATGCAGGCTCTCATGATCCTCAACGACCTGCGAACCCTGCGCAGCCGAATGGACCTGGTCAGCCGCAACAGCCAGATCGTCGCCGAGTTTCTGGAAAGCCATCCTGCGGTCGAAAGAGTCGACTACCTGGGCCTGCCCTCCAACCCCCTGCATGAACTGGCCAGCCGTTACATGAACCTCGCAGACAGCGAGGGAGAAAGCGGGAGCCCGAAGAAGCGCTACGGACACCTGATGAGTTTCCAGGTCCGCGGAGGCGGAGAGGCAGCAAGAAGGGTTTTCGACGGCTTCGAACTGATCTACCGCGCCACCGATCTCGGCCGAATCAAGTCAGTGGCCACGATCCCGGCCATCAGTACCCATCAGCAACAGGGAGAAGAGGCCCGCGCCATGGCCGATGTTCCCCCGAGCATGATTCGCCTGAATGTCGGCGGCGAAGATCCCCGGGATCTGATCGTGGATCTGGAGCGGGGACTCCATAGAATCTAG
- the gdhA gene encoding NADP-specific glutamate dehydrogenase, translating into MSADKFMEGVIAKNPEQKEFHQAVLEVVESVWDFVEKNPHYKEAKILERMVEPERVLMFRVPWVDDKGEVQVNRGFRIEMNSAIGPYKGGLRFHPTVNLGILKFLAFEQVFKNSLTTLPMGGGKGGSDFDPKGKSDLEVMRFTQSFMSELFRHIGPDTDVPAGDIGVGGREIGFLFGQYKKLRNEFTGVLTGKGLNWGGSLIRPEATGYGQVYFAEEMLKTRNDSFKGKTVVVSGSGNVAQYATEKVTELGGKVVTLSDSGGFIHDPNGIDAEKLAYVMELKNVKRGRISEYAEKFGCEYHEGQRPWGVPCEVALPSATQNEINADEAKTLVDNGCFCVSEGANMPTEPDGIEVFLAAKILYGPGKAANAGGVATSGLEMTQNSMRLGWSREEVDQRLHQIMVDIHESCVKHGTEGDFTDYVKGANIAGFIKVADAMLDQGVV; encoded by the coding sequence ATGTCCGCAGATAAGTTCATGGAAGGGGTGATCGCGAAAAACCCCGAACAGAAGGAATTTCACCAGGCTGTCCTGGAAGTTGTTGAATCCGTCTGGGATTTTGTCGAAAAGAATCCTCACTACAAGGAAGCCAAGATCCTGGAGCGGATGGTGGAGCCCGAGCGCGTCCTCATGTTCCGTGTCCCCTGGGTCGACGACAAGGGCGAAGTCCAGGTCAACCGTGGTTTCCGGATCGAGATGAACAGCGCCATCGGCCCCTACAAGGGCGGCCTGCGCTTTCACCCGACCGTGAACCTCGGCATCCTGAAGTTTCTGGCCTTTGAGCAGGTCTTCAAGAACAGTCTGACTACCCTGCCCATGGGCGGCGGCAAGGGCGGCAGTGACTTCGATCCCAAGGGAAAGAGTGACCTGGAAGTCATGCGCTTTACCCAGAGCTTCATGAGCGAGCTCTTCCGCCACATCGGTCCCGACACGGATGTTCCCGCCGGCGATATCGGCGTGGGCGGCCGCGAGATCGGTTTCCTCTTCGGCCAGTACAAGAAACTCCGTAACGAGTTCACCGGCGTTCTGACCGGCAAGGGCCTGAACTGGGGCGGCAGCCTCATTCGTCCCGAAGCCACCGGCTACGGCCAGGTCTACTTCGCCGAGGAAATGCTGAAGACCCGCAATGACAGCTTCAAGGGCAAGACCGTCGTCGTCTCCGGTTCCGGAAACGTGGCCCAGTACGCCACGGAAAAGGTCACCGAGCTGGGCGGCAAGGTTGTCACTCTCTCCGATTCCGGTGGGTTCATTCACGACCCCAATGGAATTGATGCGGAGAAACTTGCCTATGTCATGGAACTGAAGAACGTCAAGCGCGGTCGCATCAGCGAGTACGCCGAGAAGTTCGGTTGCGAGTACCACGAAGGTCAGCGTCCCTGGGGCGTTCCCTGTGAAGTGGCTCTGCCGAGTGCGACCCAGAACGAGATCAATGCCGACGAGGCGAAGACTCTCGTCGACAATGGCTGCTTCTGTGTCTCCGAAGGCGCGAACATGCCGACCGAGCCGGACGGTATCGAAGTCTTCCTGGCTGCGAAGATTCTCTACGGCCCCGGAAAGGCCGCCAATGCCGGTGGCGTTGCGACTTCCGGTCTCGAAATGACCCAGAACAGCATGCGTCTGGGCTGGAGCCGCGAGGAAGTTGACCAGCGTCTGCACCAGATCATGGTCGACATCCATGAGAGCTGTGTGAAGCACGGCACGGAGGGTGATTTCACGGACTACGTGAAGGGCGCCAACATTGCCGGATTCATCAAGGTTGCCGACGCCATGCTCGATCAGGGCGTGGTCTAG
- a CDS encoding polysaccharide deacetylase family protein: MSQSLRVFFRNDDVNELCPELRELTELCISEKVPIAHAVEPANVTRECVDWLLEKKAKHGRLVEIIQHGYDHTWHGKGEYGGDRPYETVQEEIRSGAKLMDRYFGDQWFRAMVFPFGYYNRASMKAVSDLGFLLMSCHWNPRLSRRLFYQAGRLLRQGLIRGRHASPHMNFYPGTRVLSVDTTVSYIRRYFGGHTGTESEWFDLDTLMARHEAAREHISTIGWITHHRYHTKPEHIKLIADSIAEMKRRDPEIRFLNYEEIYRERQDA, encoded by the coding sequence ATGAGCCAGAGTCTCCGGGTATTCTTCCGCAATGATGATGTCAATGAGCTCTGTCCAGAATTGAGGGAGCTTACGGAGCTTTGCATCTCCGAGAAGGTGCCCATTGCCCATGCCGTGGAACCTGCCAACGTGACCCGGGAGTGTGTAGACTGGCTTCTGGAGAAGAAGGCAAAGCACGGACGACTGGTCGAGATTATCCAGCACGGCTACGACCACACTTGGCACGGAAAGGGTGAGTACGGAGGAGATCGCCCCTATGAAACCGTCCAGGAGGAAATCCGAAGCGGCGCAAAATTGATGGATCGCTATTTCGGAGATCAATGGTTTCGCGCCATGGTCTTTCCCTTCGGCTACTACAATCGGGCCTCGATGAAGGCGGTCTCCGATCTCGGCTTTCTTCTCATGAGTTGCCACTGGAATCCCCGGCTCTCGCGGCGACTCTTCTACCAGGCAGGCAGGCTATTGAGACAGGGGTTGATCCGGGGGCGGCATGCCAGCCCGCACATGAACTTTTATCCCGGAACCCGGGTTCTGTCCGTCGATACTACCGTGAGCTACATCCGCCGCTACTTCGGAGGGCACACAGGAACCGAGAGCGAGTGGTTCGATCTCGACACCCTCATGGCTCGCCACGAAGCAGCAAGGGAGCACATCTCCACGATTGGCTGGATCACCCACCACCGCTATCACACAAAGCCGGAACACATCAAATTGATCGCCGACTCCATCGCAGAGATGAAACGAAGGGATCCGGAAATCCGGTTCCTCAACTATGAAGAGATCTACCGGGAAAGACAGGATGCCTGA
- a CDS encoding PEP/pyruvate-binding domain-containing protein, with translation MDSIKTASGNIGFEKLMPYRIRDILLVSSLYDSFILEQDGHLTEMLLTEYAVLNLTYAPTVTRASSGAEALSRLQERQFDLVVTMTRLSDMEVEDFGASVKSMHPEIPVVLLVYNTRELWKPGEERNKIPNIDRVFAWRGDVRILFGVIKCVEDRMNVKHDTGLVDVRTILLIEDSIRYYSSFLPTLYSEIMRQTSDLIAEGIDLSARLMRMRARPKILLAETFEEAWDLYEQFQGNMLGVITDAAFAREGNKDDRAGVEFARRILEEDPSLPLVMQSSNARRAQEAHELGIEFIHKESPTLLQDLRGFLKNRLGFGPFHFLLPDGTRVGEAEDLLSMEKQLRKVPPESLSFHASHNQFSNWFMARTEFSLASKIRQRTVSEFQDVESMRQYLIDTLNDYREKETRGKVADFRRGHFDPSRNFMRIGTGSLGGKGRGLAFVNALFSESDLKRQFPGLQLRVPPSAVIGTDVFDSFMEENNLFEVALGVHEDETIAGAFLRARFPEEAYQSIRNYLENVDYPLAVRSSSLLEDSQHQPFAGIYTSHMIPNNHPDDSLRLKQLLHAVKLVYASTFFQAAKSYISSTQNRIEEEKMAVILQQVVGRSYGDHLYPGLAGVAQSHNYYPIHGIRQEDGAASVVLGLGRAVVDGEPSLWFSPEHPRLLPQFPGPKEFLQYSQREFWALDLAQSEIYATPGGEAGLVKLGLDRAEQDGTLWPLGSTYSADNDAVYDGISRTGVRLVTFAHILKSQWFPLPEILKEVLDIGTHGMGAPIEVEFAANPEPLPDEEPEFALLQIRPLVVGREEVQVERDSFPQEEILLYSENALGNGLDESIRDIVYVRPGAFDRSLTGNVARDIRDMNRKLSQSGRHYLLIGPGRWGSQDPWLGIPVAWSDISWARAIVETELKDIVVEPSRGSHFFHNMTSNEVSYFTAHAGLPGLHLDRAWLDAQPAEEESELLRHVHLTGSLRVLLDGRRGHGVVLKPE, from the coding sequence ATGGATTCCATCAAAACCGCATCGGGCAATATCGGTTTTGAAAAACTGATGCCCTATCGCATCCGGGATATCCTGCTCGTTTCGAGTCTCTATGACTCTTTCATTCTGGAGCAGGACGGTCATCTGACCGAGATGCTCCTGACCGAGTATGCGGTTCTCAACCTGACATACGCTCCCACGGTTACCCGGGCCTCCTCGGGTGCCGAAGCTCTTTCCCGCCTGCAGGAACGGCAGTTCGATCTTGTTGTCACCATGACCCGGCTCTCGGACATGGAGGTGGAAGACTTCGGTGCTTCCGTGAAGAGCATGCACCCGGAGATTCCCGTGGTGCTTCTGGTCTACAACACGCGGGAGTTGTGGAAACCGGGGGAGGAAAGAAACAAGATCCCGAACATTGACCGTGTCTTTGCCTGGCGCGGAGATGTGAGAATCCTCTTCGGTGTGATCAAGTGCGTGGAAGACCGGATGAATGTCAAACATGACACGGGCCTGGTTGATGTACGCACGATTCTCCTGATCGAGGACTCGATTCGATACTACTCCTCTTTTCTTCCCACTCTTTACTCGGAGATCATGCGGCAGACCAGTGATCTCATTGCAGAGGGAATCGACCTCAGTGCCCGCCTGATGCGAATGCGGGCAAGACCGAAAATCCTGTTGGCGGAAACCTTCGAAGAGGCCTGGGATCTGTATGAACAGTTCCAGGGAAACATGCTGGGAGTCATAACCGACGCTGCCTTTGCCAGGGAGGGCAACAAGGATGATCGGGCCGGCGTGGAGTTTGCCCGGAGAATTCTGGAGGAAGACCCTTCCCTGCCCCTGGTCATGCAGTCATCGAATGCTCGCAGGGCGCAGGAAGCCCATGAACTGGGGATTGAGTTCATCCACAAGGAGTCTCCCACCCTGCTTCAGGACCTGCGTGGCTTTCTGAAGAATCGGCTGGGCTTCGGGCCCTTTCACTTCTTGCTGCCCGATGGCACCCGGGTCGGGGAAGCGGAAGACCTCCTGAGTATGGAGAAGCAGTTGAGAAAAGTGCCCCCTGAGTCCCTGAGCTTTCACGCATCTCACAACCAGTTTTCCAACTGGTTCATGGCAAGGACCGAGTTCTCCCTGGCCTCGAAGATCCGTCAGCGGACGGTCTCGGAGTTTCAGGATGTCGAGTCCATGCGGCAGTACCTGATCGATACCCTGAATGACTACCGGGAGAAAGAGACCCGCGGCAAGGTGGCGGACTTTCGGCGCGGGCATTTCGATCCCAGTCGAAACTTCATGCGCATCGGCACGGGATCGCTGGGCGGGAAGGGGCGCGGACTGGCCTTTGTCAACGCCCTCTTCAGTGAGTCCGATCTCAAACGCCAGTTTCCAGGGCTCCAGTTGAGAGTTCCGCCGAGTGCCGTCATCGGCACTGATGTCTTTGACAGTTTCATGGAAGAGAACAATCTCTTTGAAGTTGCCCTCGGTGTTCATGAAGACGAGACGATTGCCGGAGCCTTCCTCCGGGCCAGATTTCCTGAAGAAGCTTACCAGAGTATCCGCAACTATCTTGAGAATGTGGACTACCCGCTCGCAGTACGCTCGTCCAGTCTTCTGGAGGACTCGCAACACCAGCCCTTCGCCGGGATCTATACGAGTCACATGATCCCGAACAACCACCCGGACGATTCCCTGCGACTGAAGCAGCTGCTGCACGCAGTCAAGCTGGTCTATGCTTCCACCTTTTTCCAGGCAGCCAAGAGCTATATCTCCTCGACGCAGAACCGTATTGAGGAGGAGAAGATGGCGGTCATTCTTCAGCAGGTGGTAGGGCGCAGCTATGGCGATCACCTCTATCCCGGTCTGGCCGGGGTAGCCCAATCGCATAACTACTATCCGATTCACGGGATTCGCCAGGAGGATGGAGCTGCTTCCGTGGTTCTCGGTCTGGGTCGCGCCGTGGTGGATGGCGAACCGTCACTCTGGTTCAGCCCGGAGCATCCGCGCCTTCTTCCGCAGTTTCCCGGCCCAAAGGAGTTTCTCCAATACTCGCAGAGGGAGTTCTGGGCTCTGGATCTCGCTCAGTCGGAAATTTACGCAACACCGGGAGGAGAGGCCGGGCTGGTGAAGCTCGGTCTGGACCGGGCTGAGCAGGACGGAACGCTCTGGCCTCTGGGCTCGACCTATTCTGCCGACAATGACGCTGTTTACGATGGCATCTCCCGCACGGGAGTTCGCCTGGTGACCTTCGCCCACATCCTCAAGAGCCAATGGTTCCCCTTGCCGGAGATTCTCAAGGAGGTTCTGGACATCGGAACCCACGGCATGGGTGCGCCCATCGAGGTGGAGTTCGCCGCAAATCCGGAGCCACTTCCAGATGAAGAACCCGAGTTCGCACTTCTTCAGATCCGCCCTCTGGTGGTGGGACGAGAGGAAGTGCAGGTAGAGAGAGACAGCTTTCCACAGGAAGAGATTCTTCTCTACTCGGAGAATGCTCTGGGCAACGGGCTGGACGAATCCATTCGGGACATCGTCTATGTGCGCCCCGGAGCTTTTGACAGGAGTTTGACAGGAAATGTGGCGCGGGATATTCGGGACATGAATCGAAAGTTGTCCCAATCAGGCCGACACTACCTTCTGATTGGGCCGGGGCGTTGGGGGAGCCAGGATCCCTGGCTGGGGATTCCTGTGGCCTGGTCGGACATATCCTGGGCGAGGGCCATCGTGGAAACCGAGTTGAAAGACATTGTGGTGGAACCCAGTCGTGGCAGCCACTTCTTTCACAACATGACCAGCAATGAGGTCTCCTATTTCACCGCACACGCAGGTCTGCCAGGCCTGCATCTGGATCGGGCCTGGTTGGATGCCCAGCCCGCCGAAGAGGAGTCGGAACTGCTTCGCCATGTTCACTTGACCGGATCACTCCGGGTGCTTCTGGACGGGCGAAGGGGGCATGGCGTGGTGTTGAAGCCCGAATAA
- a CDS encoding glycosyltransferase, with amino-acid sequence MARKRILQIITQLDVGGAENQLLLLCSQMQKENFDFRVITLREAGKLKPAFEEAGVRVLELPREKVGGRPGQLKHIASEIRSWKPEVVQTWLQQANHVGRSAAFLAGHHRVVATFRDQGFASNPKNTLLDFLQEPFTPLYLHNSASGRESYLKRVPMSRRQKHRLLPNGVDTDRFRPDPAARAEVRKQYGIQTEDPLVLMVSRLHPIKNPALFVETARIVRRKLPRAQFLLAGGGPLHGELQASLEKEPDSGIHLLGECREVPRLLAAADLAMLTSHSEGLSNSILEAFSASLPLVATRVGGNPELVTHGENGYLIPSDLPEDLASRLLALLPDRELMASLGRKGRQRVEGEFSVKAMVKRAEHYYLTLAESGKAPPASDRTGER; translated from the coding sequence TTGGCCAGGAAACGGATTCTACAGATCATCACCCAACTGGATGTCGGTGGAGCGGAAAACCAGCTCCTGCTTCTCTGCTCGCAGATGCAGAAAGAGAACTTTGACTTCCGGGTCATCACCCTGCGGGAGGCCGGGAAGCTCAAGCCGGCTTTTGAAGAGGCCGGGGTGCGTGTCCTGGAACTTCCCCGGGAAAAGGTGGGCGGCAGGCCCGGACAGTTGAAGCACATTGCTTCGGAAATCCGCTCATGGAAACCGGAGGTGGTTCAGACCTGGCTTCAGCAGGCCAATCATGTAGGAAGAAGCGCGGCCTTTCTCGCCGGACATCACCGGGTCGTGGCCACTTTTCGGGACCAGGGTTTTGCCTCCAATCCCAAGAACACCCTTCTGGATTTCCTGCAGGAACCATTCACTCCTCTCTATCTTCACAATTCCGCCTCGGGAAGAGAGTCCTACCTGAAGCGCGTGCCGATGAGCCGCCGGCAGAAGCACCGTCTGCTTCCCAATGGAGTCGACACGGATCGCTTTCGACCAGATCCTGCCGCAAGAGCCGAGGTCCGTAAACAGTACGGCATCCAGACCGAAGACCCTCTGGTTCTCATGGTTTCCCGCCTTCACCCGATCAAGAACCCGGCACTCTTTGTCGAGACCGCGAGGATCGTGCGAAGGAAACTGCCCCGCGCCCAGTTCCTGCTGGCCGGAGGAGGGCCTCTCCATGGAGAGCTTCAGGCTTCCCTCGAAAAGGAACCGGACTCAGGCATCCACCTTCTGGGAGAGTGCCGGGAAGTTCCCCGACTGCTGGCCGCGGCAGATCTGGCCATGCTGACCAGCCACAGCGAAGGCCTGAGCAACTCGATCCTGGAAGCTTTTAGCGCCTCTCTTCCTCTTGTGGCCACTCGTGTCGGAGGTAATCCCGAACTGGTCACACACGGGGAAAACGGCTACCTCATTCCCTCAGACCTACCCGAGGATCTGGCCTCAAGATTGCTTGCCCTTCTTCCCGACCGGGAACTCATGGCCTCGCTGGGGCGAAAGGGACGGCAGCGCGTCGAAGGGGAGTTCTCGGTGAAGGCCATGGTCAAACGGGCCGAACACTACTACCTCACCCTTGCTGAAAGTGGTAAGGCTCCTCCAGCCAGTGATCGAACAGGGGAACGATGA
- a CDS encoding TGS domain-containing protein: MPTNLPPQYYKVEDKFKAAREPSEKIAHLREMMAIMPRHKGTDKLWAELRKKLSQLQDQIEHAAKSKGKTHNPWFIPRTESPQVLLLGAPNSGKSSVLKGLTNANVQVAEFPFSTSLPIPGMMPYKDVQIELIDTPPVAQFPLESWILDQARTADALVLFADLSAPDCCEALQALREGLEEKSLHPVRRVDQENPDLALNQRRTLLAMSKADHPDAEVNRSFLSELIGDPWPAVAFSSLSEEGLDLFRQAVWERLEMIRAYTKVPHKKAEMSEPYLLPLGATVLDLAGKVHRDFLETFQSARIWGSGKFDGQVVDRAHVLEDGDLVEITAK, encoded by the coding sequence GTGCCTACCAATCTTCCCCCCCAGTACTACAAGGTCGAGGACAAATTCAAGGCGGCCCGGGAGCCTTCGGAGAAGATCGCCCACCTGCGGGAGATGATGGCCATCATGCCCCGCCACAAGGGGACCGACAAGCTCTGGGCGGAATTGAGGAAGAAGCTCAGCCAGCTACAGGACCAGATCGAGCATGCTGCCAAGAGCAAAGGCAAAACCCACAATCCCTGGTTTATTCCCCGGACGGAAAGTCCTCAGGTTCTTCTTCTCGGAGCCCCGAACAGTGGCAAAAGCAGTGTCCTGAAGGGTCTGACCAATGCAAATGTGCAGGTGGCCGAGTTTCCATTCTCCACCAGCCTTCCTATTCCCGGCATGATGCCCTACAAGGATGTGCAGATCGAACTCATCGATACGCCTCCGGTGGCACAGTTTCCGCTGGAGTCCTGGATTCTGGATCAGGCTCGCACGGCCGATGCACTGGTTCTCTTCGCCGACCTTTCTGCACCGGATTGCTGTGAAGCCCTGCAAGCCCTTCGGGAGGGATTGGAAGAGAAAAGCCTCCATCCGGTTCGCAGGGTCGATCAGGAGAACCCGGATCTTGCCCTGAACCAGCGTCGAACGTTACTGGCCATGAGCAAGGCGGATCATCCGGACGCAGAAGTCAATCGCAGTTTCCTGTCCGAACTCATCGGGGATCCCTGGCCTGCGGTGGCCTTTTCGAGTCTGAGTGAAGAAGGTCTGGACCTCTTTCGACAGGCGGTCTGGGAGAGGCTGGAGATGATTCGGGCCTATACGAAGGTTCCTCACAAGAAAGCAGAGATGAGTGAACCCTATCTGCTGCCCCTGGGGGCGACGGTTCTCGATCTGGCGGGCAAGGTGCATCGGGACTTTCTCGAGACCTTCCAGTCCGCCCGGATCTGGGGATCCGGCAAATTCGATGGTCAGGTGGTCGACCGCGCCCATGTCCTCGAAGACGGGGATCTGGTTGAGATCACGGCGAAGTGA